The stretch of DNA TTGTACCAAACATAAAAAGCCGTGCTCTTGGGGGTAGGGTAACAGGTCACATTTTGGCCAAGAATAAACTCTCCACATTTCGTGGTAACCCCCAAAGTAAGTTTTTTTCTTTCAGGAACCTCCGTCTTTGAATCTTTAATGATGTTCTCAAGTAATTCACGCCCAGCATCCTTGGTACACTCTGTAAACGGCCCACTACTTATCTGGACTATATACCACGGCTCCTTCGAATAAATTGCCTCTTGTGATTCAGATGCCAGATTGATCGCTAGGATTCCAATAGATATTAGGAACTTCATTTCGACACTCTCCCCTTTTTGAGTTTTAAATAGATCGGATTTACTGATGAAAAATTAAACGTATTTTGCGTATTGCAACATTGATTTCGATCAACATCAATACGACCCAGCCTAGGACAAACTATTTGCATTGATACAAGTGACATTTCGCAGTCGAACTTCAAATCCTCCTCTCAATTTTTGTTGATCGAGCGCAAAAATTGAGAGGAGGATTTGAAGTTCGACTGCGAAATGTCACTTTAAACTCTTCATACATACGGCCAAAAATACTCACCCGTACCTTGATGACATTTCTCATCGTTTGAAAGGCCCATTTTAAGGTCGGTCTTTGAGTTTTATTCCCGTTCTGACTCGGAAGTCTCAGCTGTTTGGTCTTCAGCGCTTCTCTCAGCTTCAATTGCCCTAGGTTATTTACAAATAGCGATAGAGCCATGACCGCCATTAAGGACCCTATTGGGCTCTGGTTTCATCCTAACGAACGAACGATTTTATCTGAGATTCAATAGATTCAGGTCAAAAATAATATGTCTCACTATAACCAAATTGCGAATTCTCGACTCTACTCACTCACTTTACAAGCCCAGAAAGGGATTGATCGAGTTTAGGGTACAGAACATTCCTTATAAATCCGATAGTTAGATATGAATGATCCAATACAGTGGATACGAAAAATTGATCAGTCACGAGCTATTTTGATGGCAAAATATATTTTACTAATCACTATTTTGATCGCCCTTTTAGGAAACCTATATTTTTTCAATTTGCCGGATATTGACAAGCTGTCAAACGCTGAGAGGTCTCAACAGAAGCGGCCAGAGTTGGCGGTTAATGGTCACATCCTCATTCAATCTTTTCAAACAACGGATACTGAAAGTGCGGTCATCAAAACTCCGACAAGGCAACTGGCTTCTGAAAAGAGGAGACTTGTAAAAACACGATCATCCAGTTCCCGAAAGAATGATAGCAGCGAACAATCAAACATTCTGGTCAATGACGCTTCGTATATCTGGCTCAAAACTCTGTCTGCAAGAAAGACTGCGCAATATTCTGAGAAGTCCGAAGCGGCAGACGGATATGAGATATTAGTTTCTCCAGTTCCTAGAAACACTTTTGGAATATTTGATAGCAATGCGCTGTACGTAGTTATCGATGGCCCAGGATACGAAAAAAAGATTGTGACAGGCGCCTTCATTTTGAAAATGGAAAGCACTGACAATGTCGATTCGCTGGCACGCTCTCATAATCTTTCAGTGAGCTATAAAGCGACTCATATCGGAGTGGCAATTCTCCAAGCACAAGATGGTCAAAATCTTTTTGAAATTGAGTCAGCTCTAAAAGCTTCGCCTGCGATTATAAGTGTAGAGATTGAGATTCTGGGCAAAGGAGCGAGGGTCAAATGACAAGGATGACAGTTCGTTTCATTGGATCATCGCTTTTTATTTTTCTGGCCGCTTGCTCAGGCGGTGGCGGGGGAGATAGCGCCGGAGGTGGCGGTACTGCGCCGCCAACAGATAGTATTACTATGCCAACTACAGCTTATCAGGATAAAGCCCTTTCTGTTGATTTATCTGGAATAAATTCACTGTCCTCTATCACTCTTCATAATGCACCAAGCTGGCTGACATTCAATTCGACTTCCAAAACGTTGGAAGGAATACCTAACGACAATGTAAATGTTGCGGATTTAAATATTCTCGTCACAAAAACAGATGGCACTAACAAGACGTTCGGTCCCTACTCGATAACGGTCATCGGGGACCCGCTCAAAAAATATCAATGGCATATAAAAAATGAAGGCCAAGCCAATTTCGCAACTAACCCCGGACTGCCAAACAACGATGTCAACGAGGCGCAAACAATTCAGGATGGTATTACTGGGAACAACGTCAAGGTCGCAGTCAGTGATTCAGGAGTAGAAATCGCCCACGAGGACCTTGCAGCAAATGTGCTCTCTGGCGCATCCAGAAACTACACCCTATCCGCACCGTATATAGGCAACCCCACTCCTACGAGTACAACTGACTATTCCGTTTTTCATGGAACTGCCGTAGCGGGAATTATTGGCGCGGTTGGATGGAACGGGAAAGGTGGCCGAGGCATTGCGCCAAGCTGTCAGTTAGCTGGATTCAGATATATTGGAGCCACTCAAAATACGGCGACTTCAATTGATCAGGCCAATGGCTCATTTGATATTTTTAACTATAGTTACGGAGGCGAACCGATTTTTCCAAAGCCTGAAAATACGACCTATCAAGCACAACTACGGTATGGAACAACAAGCCAACGGAATGGAAAAGGGTCCCTCTATGTGAAGTCGGCTGGAAATGAATTTGAATCGGAGTGGGAATATGATGCCTCTGGTGGAACCGCGAATTGTTTCAATGTCGGATCGGGTGCTAACGGAGTTTGCCATTATTATGGGAACTCAAATCTCGGAAGCATTGAAAATACGAGTCCCGACATTGTTGTCGTGGGAGCGCTGAGTGCTAAGGGAACACGGTCTTCATACAGTTCCCCTGGTAGTAATATCTGGGTTTCTGCTCCTGGAGGCGAATTTGGCACTGACGATCCTGCGATCATGACAACAGACCTTCAAACTTGTAGTAAGGGACGATCATCTAATTTGATTAGCCCTGCAAATTCATTTGAAAATAGTGCCTCGCTTAATACGAATTGCAACTATACTTCCGCGATGAATGGCACATCGTCAGCAGCACCAGCTACTAGCGGAGTTATTGCACTTATTCTCCAGGCAAACCCGAATCTCACCTGGCGGGATGTAAAATATATTTTGGCTGCGACTGCTACAAAAACTGACGCATCAGCAATTGCTACTCAGCATCCTGGCAATATGAATTTGGCTGGGTATACTTATCAACAAGGTTGGGTGCAGAACGGTGCAGGCTTCTGGTTTCACAACTGGTATGGTTTTGGAAGAGTCAATGCTGACAATGCGGTCAGCATGGCAAAATCTTATCCTGGCACTCTAAATCCGATGCAAATTACACAGGAATCAAATGGGGATTGGTACTACACATCGGGTACGATCTCTCAATCGATACCCGACAACTCTGCTGCTGGAACAAGTTCATCCATCAATGTTCGCCATAATCTAATAGTTGAAAGTGTCCAAATGAAATTTGCGACCACTCATCAGTGGATGACTGATCTAGGCGTTGAAGTTACATCCCCTTCAGGAACCAAAAGTATCCTCTTAAATATTAATAGCGGAATTTTTAAAAATCCAACTCTTACATACGATGCACTTCTCTTAAGTAACGCCTTTTATGGAGAACCTTCTGCGGGAAACTGGACATTAAAAATTGTTGATGGTGCCACCGGAGGCACAGGCACTCTTACCAGTTGGCAAATTGATATAATAGGGCACTTAGATCCATCTCCGTCTGATACGACTCCCCCACAACCCGTCACAAATTTAACTCATGCGTCTGCATATAATTCAAGCTCGTCAAGTCCGATCTTTTCGTGGGCGGACAGCTCCTCAGGAGACGTATTAAGATACGAGTATTCCATAGGTACATCAGCTGGTGGAACGGAAAAAAAGGGGTGGACATCCGTTGGAGCTATGACCTCTAGTCAAGCTGAAGGAATGTCTCTTATCCCAGGACAAACATATTTCGTTACTGTTAGAGCTATTGATACTTCCGAAAATATTTCTCCTGTTTTAATTTCTACAGGCTGGTTGTACTCAACCGAAGCAGAACCAACTCTCGCAATTTCTTCTCCCTCAGTATTAAAAATGAATTCGAGTTTTTCATCAGACTATATTGTTGCGTACTCGGGAGCTTCAACTATAACTCTTGTGGCTGAAGACGTAACCCTAAATCAAACAGGTGGTGTCTCGTGTTCAAAATCAGTCGGAGGTTCTGGAATTACAACAAGAACGGTAACGATATCAAGCTGTACAGGTAATGGCACTTTAACAATATCCATAGGACCTAATACAGCAGTCAACGGAGTTGGTGTTCAAACTTCATCGTTGGGTCCCAGCTCGATTATTACAATAGATAATACAGCACCTTCGGTTTCCGGCTTGACAAATGATGGCGCTGTAACAAAAACGAAATTTTGGACATGGAGTTGTAACGATTCACCATGTACTTATCGGCATTCGATTGATACCTCAGCAATTACAGTACCAAGTGGAGGATACTCTTCATCTGTTACAGCAACACAATCAACTGGTACATCGACGTACTATATTCATGTTCAAGCAAAAGACGCTGCTGGAAATGAAAGTTCAGTCGCACACGTGTCTGCTGTTCTCGACAATACTGCTCCGAATTTAACTGGTTTAAGTAATGATTCAAGTTGGGCGATATCTAAAATTTGGACTTGGGGTTGTGATGAATCTGGTTGCAATTACCGCTTTGTTGTAGATACAAATTCTAATACGGTACCTAGCGATTCCTTTTCCTCAACTGCTTCAACAAGCAAAACAAGTGCGACTGGCACTTTTTATATTCATGTTCAGGCCCAAGACCCCGCAGGGAATACGTCCTCTGTAGCTCATGTATCGGCTAATATTGACAATACCGTACCAACTCAGCCCGGTACTATCACTAAGGCCAACTACTCCACAAGCTTAACCTCATCCCCAACATTATCATGGGTTACTTCCTCCGATATTGGAGCCGGGATTAATCGTTATGAAGTTGCAGTAGGGAGCACTTCTGGTGGCGCTGAAGCATTAAATTGGACATCTGTTGGAAATGTTTTAGGTACGACCGTCAACTCTCTCGATCTATCGAATGGGACAGCTTACTTTCCATCCATCCGCGCAGTTGATGTGGCTGGTAATATTTCGGTTGTCAGAACTGGAACGTCGTGGACGGTAGACAATGTCGCTCCCACTACGGTATCAAGTCTTAACGACGGAACTACCACCCATTTGGTAGACCGTAGTCCTTTGCTAACGTGGAGTTCGTCATCAGATTTAGGTTCGGGTATATCAACTTACCAGATTGCCATTGGGACTACTTCTGGTGGCACTAATGTAACTGGTTGGACCTCTGTTGGAAATGTAACAAGTCATACAATAACAGGTTTAACTTTGCTTCCTGGGTCTACCTATTATGCATCAATTCGTGTTGTTGATAGTGCTACCAATATTAGTTCAATTGCAAATGGAGATGGTTGGTTAGTACACCCCTGTTCCCCTACTGGATCGATAGTCTTTCTCGCTCTGACTAACACAGAACAGAGTTTTCAAGTGCCCTCAGGATGCGATGAAATACTTGTAAAATCTTGGGGTGCCGGTGGTGGAAATGGTGGAACAGGTTCGTCAACACAAGGAGCATCAGGGGCAGGAGGTGCGTTTGCATCTGGTGAAATTCCCGTAACACAAAATGAAACCCTCACAATAGTCGTTGGTGAAAAGGGATCTGACGGTGTCGGGGTCATAAGCGGTGTTGGTTCCGGTGGAGGTGGCGGTGGTGGTGGTTTTACTGCTGTTTATCGTAGTTCATTACCTTTATTAATTGCTTCTGGCGGTGGTGGAGGCGGTGGTGGAGCAAGAAACCCATCATATTCACCACTGCCCGGTAATCCAGGAGGAATCATTGCTGCAAGCTGTACATCTGAGTTTAATTGTTCACTTATGTTAGGCGGTATTGGTGGTGGTTCAGGGTCTCTTTCTGCTGGTGGTACGTAAGCGCTCCATAAACCCTATTTTTGTGATTTGAACTTTCCACATATATTGCTCAGCAACCAAGGAGGCTTGAGTGGAAAATTCTGATCAAAGATTAAAAACCAAACAATATTGGCAAACTAAAATCAGGGAGGCAGAAAATTTCTCTGGCTCCGAGACCGAGTTCTGTCGACAAGAGGGACTGAACAACACCACGTTCAAGAATTGGAAGTATCGACTATCCATGGGAAGCAAGAGAGGGAGTGTTGGACGCCGAAAGCCGGTGAGCTCTGCTTTTGTTCCAGTGAAAATTCAGAAACCAAGAGCGGTTCGTTCGCTCCCTGACGCACAATGGGTGGCTGAGCTGATCTTTTATCTGCAGGGAGGTACTAGGTGAAATCTCCCAGTCAATTTGAGGGTGTTTTTCTGCATCGAGATCCTGTCGATTTGCGCCGTGGGATTCCGGGATTGAGTCAGATTGTGGAGAGTGCCCAGATGGGAAAGTTGAACGGGAAAAATCTTTTCGTGTTCTGTGGTCGACGACGGCACACGATCAAGATTCTGTATTTTGATCGAAGTGGGTTCTGTCTATGGCAAAAGCAATTGGATGTGGAAAAGTTCCCATGGCCGAGGAAATCTTTGCAGGAAGTAGTCCACATATCCACAGAGCAATTGAGCTGGCTTCTGGAAGGTTATGATGTTTGGAAAATGAAGCCATTTTCAGAAATAAATTTTGAAAGAGTCTGTTGATCTTTCGAAGAAAATGTTGAAGAGTCCCGCGCATGCAGCCGCGAGAGCTATTTTCAAAACAAGAAGAGTTGTCCTCAGAGAATGAAGGCCTGAGAGCGCGTGCTCGTCTTGATGAAGAGAAGATCAAGTTCCTGCAAAGTGAGGTCACTTGGTTGCATGAGCAGATCCGTTCTCTCAAACGAGCGCAGTTTGGTAGAAAGTCGGAGTGTTGGGTGTCGCCGGAGCAGGGGGTGCTCTACAACGAAGTGGAACTTGAAGTCTCCAAAGGAACATCCGAAGAGGATGAAACGCAGGTCGAGGTCACGGTTCCTGCGCATAAAAGGAAGCGAGGTCATCGTCGTCCAATCCCCGAGAATCTTGAGCGGGAAGTGGTGAAGATCGAGCTTCCAGAAAATGAGCGATTTACTGAAGAGGGAGACCCTCTCAAGGTGATTGGCTGGGAGGTTTCCGAGAAGCTCAAATATGAGCCAGCCAAAGTCAGTGTCCTCCGCTATGAGCGGGCCAAGTATGGAGTGGATAGCGGGGACTATGTGAAGACCGCTCCGCCTGTGCCTTGCGTGATCCCTAAGGGGATTGCCACTCCCGAGTTGCTTGCCGCCATTATCACCTCCAAATATTGCGATGGACTTCCGCTGTACCGGATTGAGGAGATCATGGAGCGTCAGGGAGTTGATCTTCCCCGCAGCACGATGGCCCGCTGGGTTGTGCAAGTGGCGCAGGCTCTTGTGCCTGTCTGGAATGTTCTTTCAGACCGGCTGATAACCTCTTTTTATGTGGCCGTGGATGAGACGCAAGTGCAGGTTCTCAAAGAGAATGGCAGGAAGGCCGAAGACAAATCATGGATGTGGGTGAGGAGTACGCCCTACGGGGACGAGAAGATTGTTCTGTTTGATTACCGCATATCCCGGAGCCAGGAAGCGGCCAGGCAGCTTCTGGACGGGATTACAGGATATCTGCAATGTGACGGATTGAATGCCTATGATGTGTTGGAAAAACAAGAGGGCGTGATCCGCATAGGATGTGGGATGCACTCCCGCAGGAAGTTTGAATCTGCCACAGTGGATGGGGCTAAGTCCGGCCGAAGCCTTGGAGAGGCAGGACTTGGTTACTTTAAAAAACTGTATGATCTGGAAGAAAAAATCGGCGAGAAGCCGCCTGATGAGCGGTACCGTCTGAGGCTGGAAATAGCTGAGCCCATCTGGAAAGAGATGAAGGAGTGGGCTGAAGGGCATCAGCCCAAGGTTCCAGCAAAAAGCAAGATCGGAGGGGCCCTCCGCTACTTTTTGAATGAGTATGAGTACCTGACGGGCTACCTCAAGGATGGGCGTCTGGAGGCGGACAATGGCTTTACGGAGAGAGCGATCCGCAAGTATGCCATCGGAAGGAATGCGTGGCTGTTTTCCGACACCCCCGCAGGGGCCGAAGCCAGCAGTATCATGTACAGTTTCACTGTCACAGCCAAAATCAATGGGGTGAACCCCTACGCGGCCATGGTTCGAATGCTCACTGAGCTACCACTGGCCAAATCCCTAGAAGACTTCGAGCGCCTCGCTGAGATCATTTTATCACCTGATTCTCGAGCCTGAAAAATACAGGTTATGAATCGCTTACCTGTCGACTCTTTCTTTTTTTCATTTGCTTAAAGCCTATCCTCCATCCAGATTGCTCATTAAGTGGCTCTCTTATTGCAAATCCCCAATTCGGATTTTTTAGTTTTTTGTCAGATTTATCGAACTACCAAATTTTATTTTCCGGAGGAAGCTAATGATGAGTAAAAGTATTTTAAGCCTGAGTTCACTCGTGGCCGTTGCCTTAATGACGGCTTCAACAATTGGTTGCAGTAAGCCCACACATAAGGGTCAGAAGACATTTGACAAGGACCTGGTCGGGTACTGGGCTCCTTCTCCAAAAGATGTAGACTCTCCTGAAAAGGCCTCTGGCGCAGAAGACCAATCTAACGTGGCTCAGGTCACACGGATTGATCCTAACGGCGATGTCTTTGTTTTCGACGAAGAGAAACGTAGTTTCAACAAAATTGGAGTCGTGCAGGCGGACGGCTCGATTCTCCTGACGCCAGAGGTTTCAAATAGCGAGTTCGGTCCTGTCTCGTTTGTGTTAACTAAAATCGATATCGATAATATCAAGGTCGTTGGAACTGGTCCGGTGTCATCGGTACCAGGTTCAGGAGAGCCGGTGGGCAATCAGAAATTGGTGAAGAAGGACATATATTTTTTTAAGAGATTCACTCAAAGCCAACAAGAAGAATTTAACAAGGCCTTAGCGGCGGGAACCCAAAGGAAATCCCCCCCGAGCTCAGGTACGGTAGGCGGCCCTAGTGCGGCTACTCCTGGTGCCTTTGATGTGGATTTTGTGGGATACTGGGTGTTTCAGGGGCCGTATTATAACAATTATTACGATGTCTCGCCAGGGTCTGAGATTCCAAATGAGGCGAGAGTCCTTAGAGTTGATCAAAATGGGCAGGTCTTTATGTTAGCTCCTGCTCTTGGTCTTGCCATTGAAGATGGCGCACCCCCTTCTGTAAATGTTGGCGTTGTGCAATCGAACGGCGAGATTCTTTTGACACCAGAGTTTTTAGAGCTCGCTCCTGTTGGACTTATGGTTCTAATAAAAGATCAGTTCGGTCAGGTCCAAATTCGAATTGTGGAGGCTCAATTGGATTCAGACGGAGAGAGAATGGGTCGTCTTGATGATGAGTTCCACGTCGAACACTTGGCAAGAGTAACGGAAGATCAATTTAAAAAGGCTGTCGAAAAACGAATCAAGAAGAGCATATCTGTCGAGGCTGTTGAGCCAGAAGCGCCTGCCGCTGCTGCCGAAGGAGAGCCAACGCAGCAGGAAGCAGCGGGCTTAGAAGAACCGCAGGTAGCTGGAAACCAAGAGTTAGAAGAGCCATCGCCAAGAATTCCAACAAACGAACTGGTTGAGATTGACCCAATAACTTGGGAAGCTTCATTTCGCCAGCCAGTAAACCCCGCACTTCTTCAATAGAAAAATCTGAAGGAGAGTGGCCGAACATTCCCATCCCATCCCTATTTCTTAGATCTGGATGGCGATGGGAGGCTGCTCAAGTTGAGGCAGATCCCTTGACCAATTGCTGGACAAATGCTGCCTCAAATTATTTCACTAAGTGTATCAAGGCCTTATGGCTTTTTGAGGCCTGGTAGGCATTTTTTTCCTTTATTTCTCAATGTGGGCCGCCGATAGGTACTCTGTGAGTCGATTTTTGACTTGCCTTGAGGCAATATACTGGGAGGTATAGGAGCATGGTACGTACAATGTGTATTCTTGTGTGTGATGAGCGTGAGACAGCTGACAAGTTGAAGTCCTTTGGACAAAGCAACGGTCTGACTGTTCAGGTTTATACGAATATGGAATGGCAGAAGGGAATGAGAGATTCTAGTTTTCTTCAGCAGCTTGCTGGAGAACTCCCATCATTGGCGATTGGTTCAAAGCCAATTGATGTGGGTGCAAAGATTCTTCCTTTCCCAGGTCCAGGTCAGCGCATGGATCATAACGGAAAAGTACAAACGATCAATGAAATGGAAGCTCATGCGATTGAGAACGCCATTCATGAGTTCAATGGTAACTTAACTGAAGCAGCAAAGGCTCTGGGTATTGGCCGAGCCACCTTGTATCGCAAGGTTAAGCAATACAACATTGATCCTTCTGCTGCGAGACGGAGACGAGTTGCTTAGACGAAAGGATTTTAACCTTTCACTTATTTCTTTATTAGCCTGAAAACGAGAAGACCGGAGCGATAAGTCCGGTCTTTTTTTTCGTGCCGTTGTTCAGTCCTGCAGATGTATGGCTGTGCAGATGTGCAATTGAGCAGTTGAGATATTCTTGAGAGCAGCGATCGGAAGCATGTTGACAAAGCAAGCATGGATTTTATGGATCGGAGGATCTCTTCTGGTGTCCCTCTTGGCGGGCATGGCTTATTTTTCAGAAAAGCACAGAATTCATCTCGAATTGATTGCTTATGTTTGTAGTCTGGTTGAAGAGAAATTCTACGATGAGTCCGCTGAACTTAACAATTGGGCAGATGGCTGTAGGTCAGAGGCCCAGAAAATGGACTACCTCGAAGATACGCGTACTGTTCTGTCCCGCTTGCAAGCTCAACTCTACCGTCTTGGAATCTCTCATTCGGCGATTTATACTCCTTCAGAGGATAGGCTTCTTTGGGAGGGTCAGGGGAGAGAGAATGGGACCCGTGTTCGCCAAATTGAAGATAAATATGTTGTCATCGAGGTGCTGCCTGGTAGCGCTGCTCTCAGGGCTGGAATAGCTCCTGGAGATCTTGTTGAAGAATATGCTGGAGAGGCCGTCTATTCAGAGTGGCAACTCAATCAATTTTCTGGAACATTTGTTCTTCGTCGTGGTGATAAGCGATTTTCAGTTTTTTTGGAGCCGACAGAAATTAACGTCGATTTTAATCCTGTATTGGTCCCTGCAAAAAAGGACGTGGGCCTTTTGAAGATATCGAGCTTTCGGAATTCCTATTTTAAGAAGGAAGACTGGTTAAAAATCGTGAAGGCGATGGCGCAATACAAGGAAATGATAATTGATATTCGAGAGAACCATGGCGGCGGCTTTGTTTCTGCTCTTCGTGCTCTTTCTCCCTTCTTTTGTGACAGAACCAAGATTGGTCGCCTTCTCCAGCCGAGAAAAAACAAGGCGTTGAAATTGGAATTTGAGGACAACATGGACGAGACCTATCAGCACGGACTCTTGGATGTGGCCGGAGAGGTGGGTCTTTTTACCTATCCGGGATATGGCTGCTTTCGGGGGCCGGTAACAGTATTGACTAATTTTCAAACGGGCTCGGTATCGGAGATCTTCGCTTACGCTTTTAAACTGAGAGCCCGTTCCCGAGTGTGGGGAGAGCCGACTGCAGGAGATGTGGTTCTCGCGATATGGTATTTTTTATTTCCGTTGCCTAGAGGCTATAGT from Bdellovibrionales bacterium encodes:
- a CDS encoding IS66 family transposase, giving the protein MQPRELFSKQEELSSENEGLRARARLDEEKIKFLQSEVTWLHEQIRSLKRAQFGRKSECWVSPEQGVLYNEVELEVSKGTSEEDETQVEVTVPAHKRKRGHRRPIPENLEREVVKIELPENERFTEEGDPLKVIGWEVSEKLKYEPAKVSVLRYERAKYGVDSGDYVKTAPPVPCVIPKGIATPELLAAIITSKYCDGLPLYRIEEIMERQGVDLPRSTMARWVVQVAQALVPVWNVLSDRLITSFYVAVDETQVQVLKENGRKAEDKSWMWVRSTPYGDEKIVLFDYRISRSQEAARQLLDGITGYLQCDGLNAYDVLEKQEGVIRIGCGMHSRRKFESATVDGAKSGRSLGEAGLGYFKKLYDLEEKIGEKPPDERYRLRLEIAEPIWKEMKEWAEGHQPKVPAKSKIGGALRYFLNEYEYLTGYLKDGRLEADNGFTERAIRKYAIGRNAWLFSDTPAGAEASSIMYSFTVTAKINGVNPYAAMVRMLTELPLAKSLEDFERLAEIILSPDSRA
- the tnpB gene encoding IS66 family insertion sequence element accessory protein TnpB — protein: MKSPSQFEGVFLHRDPVDLRRGIPGLSQIVESAQMGKLNGKNLFVFCGRRRHTIKILYFDRSGFCLWQKQLDVEKFPWPRKSLQEVVHISTEQLSWLLEGYDVWKMKPFSEINFERVC
- a CDS encoding S8 family serine peptidase, giving the protein MTRMTVRFIGSSLFIFLAACSGGGGGDSAGGGGTAPPTDSITMPTTAYQDKALSVDLSGINSLSSITLHNAPSWLTFNSTSKTLEGIPNDNVNVADLNILVTKTDGTNKTFGPYSITVIGDPLKKYQWHIKNEGQANFATNPGLPNNDVNEAQTIQDGITGNNVKVAVSDSGVEIAHEDLAANVLSGASRNYTLSAPYIGNPTPTSTTDYSVFHGTAVAGIIGAVGWNGKGGRGIAPSCQLAGFRYIGATQNTATSIDQANGSFDIFNYSYGGEPIFPKPENTTYQAQLRYGTTSQRNGKGSLYVKSAGNEFESEWEYDASGGTANCFNVGSGANGVCHYYGNSNLGSIENTSPDIVVVGALSAKGTRSSYSSPGSNIWVSAPGGEFGTDDPAIMTTDLQTCSKGRSSNLISPANSFENSASLNTNCNYTSAMNGTSSAAPATSGVIALILQANPNLTWRDVKYILAATATKTDASAIATQHPGNMNLAGYTYQQGWVQNGAGFWFHNWYGFGRVNADNAVSMAKSYPGTLNPMQITQESNGDWYYTSGTISQSIPDNSAAGTSSSINVRHNLIVESVQMKFATTHQWMTDLGVEVTSPSGTKSILLNINSGIFKNPTLTYDALLLSNAFYGEPSAGNWTLKIVDGATGGTGTLTSWQIDIIGHLDPSPSDTTPPQPVTNLTHASAYNSSSSSPIFSWADSSSGDVLRYEYSIGTSAGGTEKKGWTSVGAMTSSQAEGMSLIPGQTYFVTVRAIDTSENISPVLISTGWLYSTEAEPTLAISSPSVLKMNSSFSSDYIVAYSGASTITLVAEDVTLNQTGGVSCSKSVGGSGITTRTVTISSCTGNGTLTISIGPNTAVNGVGVQTSSLGPSSIITIDNTAPSVSGLTNDGAVTKTKFWTWSCNDSPCTYRHSIDTSAITVPSGGYSSSVTATQSTGTSTYYIHVQAKDAAGNESSVAHVSAVLDNTAPNLTGLSNDSSWAISKIWTWGCDESGCNYRFVVDTNSNTVPSDSFSSTASTSKTSATGTFYIHVQAQDPAGNTSSVAHVSANIDNTVPTQPGTITKANYSTSLTSSPTLSWVTSSDIGAGINRYEVAVGSTSGGAEALNWTSVGNVLGTTVNSLDLSNGTAYFPSIRAVDVAGNISVVRTGTSWTVDNVAPTTVSSLNDGTTTHLVDRSPLLTWSSSSDLGSGISTYQIAIGTTSGGTNVTGWTSVGNVTSHTITGLTLLPGSTYYASIRVVDSATNISSIANGDGWLVHPCSPTGSIVFLALTNTEQSFQVPSGCDEILVKSWGAGGGNGGTGSSTQGASGAGGAFASGEIPVTQNETLTIVVGEKGSDGVGVISGVGSGGGGGGGGFTAVYRSSLPLLIASGGGGGGGGARNPSYSPLPGNPGGIIAASCTSEFNCSLMLGGIGGGSGSLSAGGT